The following are from one region of the Methanobrevibacter sp. genome:
- the cysS gene encoding cysteine--tRNA ligase produces the protein MEVYSTLIRDKQDLETINDNRINMFVCGPTVYDDAHIGHGRTYISFDTIKRYLEHLGYAVFYLQNITDVDDKIINRAKETNQSASDIAKKFEKRYIEDMHKLNVFGVNLFARATDHMPEIIDQIERLIDMGYAYETEDGVYFEIAKFPEFGKLANRKPEELESHREIAKTTKKNHNDFALWKKREPAEDEPTWQSPWGPGRPGWHIEDTAITEYYFGPQYDVHGGGLDLIFPHHEAEITQMEAVSGKAPMVKFWLHTGFLNVSGEKMSKSLNNFITIRDLLEEYDAETFRFFVLSTHYRSPIDFSKDNLHQAGATLNRIRNYYARISEKAEGEAEESEFLKEFSDKFYNAMNDDFHTPKAIASIFNLINATDFDEITAEDAAAIKKFLDTVSDIFGISFEVVEENGPSDELLDLIADVRLQLRNEKQYELSDKIRDNLNELGYEIND, from the coding sequence ATGGAAGTTTATTCTACATTAATAAGAGATAAACAGGATTTGGAAACTATTAATGATAATCGTATTAACATGTTTGTTTGTGGCCCTACAGTTTATGATGATGCTCATATAGGCCATGGGAGAACTTACATTTCATTCGATACCATTAAAAGATATCTTGAACATCTTGGCTATGCCGTGTTCTATCTTCAAAACATTACTGATGTTGATGACAAGATTATAAACAGGGCGAAAGAGACAAATCAGTCTGCAAGTGATATAGCTAAGAAGTTTGAAAAAAGATACATTGAAGACATGCATAAATTAAATGTATTTGGTGTTAATTTATTTGCAAGAGCTACTGATCATATGCCTGAAATAATTGACCAAATCGAAAGATTAATTGACATGGGATATGCATATGAAACTGAAGACGGAGTGTACTTTGAAATAGCAAAATTCCCTGAATTCGGAAAGCTGGCAAACAGAAAACCTGAAGAGCTTGAAAGCCATAGGGAAATAGCTAAGACAACAAAGAAAAACCACAACGACTTTGCTCTCTGGAAGAAAAGGGAACCTGCAGAGGACGAACCTACCTGGCAATCACCATGGGGACCTGGAAGGCCTGGATGGCATATTGAGGATACTGCAATTACCGAATACTACTTCGGACCACAATATGACGTTCATGGAGGAGGCCTTGACCTCATATTCCCACACCACGAAGCGGAAATCACACAGATGGAAGCCGTTTCCGGAAAGGCTCCAATGGTAAAGTTCTGGCTTCACACAGGATTCCTCAATGTATCAGGTGAGAAAATGTCAAAATCCCTCAACAACTTCATAACAATAAGGGATCTCCTTGAGGAATACGATGCCGAAACATTCAGATTCTTCGTTCTTTCTACACATTACAGAAGCCCTATAGACTTCTCAAAGGATAACTTGCATCAGGCAGGAGCAACATTAAACAGAATAAGAAACTATTATGCAAGAATTAGCGAAAAGGCGGAAGGGGAAGCGGAAGAGTCAGAATTCCTTAAAGAATTTTCAGACAAGTTCTACAACGCAATGAACGATGATTTCCACACTCCAAAGGCAATAGCAAGCATTTTCAATTTAATAAATGCCACAGACTTTGATGAAATAACAGCTGAAGACGCGGCAGCCATCAAAAAATTCCTGGACACAGTAAGTGACATATTCGGAATAAGCTTTGAAGTGGTTGAGGAAAACGGTCCTTCAGACGAATTGCTGGACTTGATTGCAGACGTACGTCTCCAGTTGAGAAATGAAAAACAGTATGAATTGTCCGACAAGATCAGAGACAATCTGAACGAATTGGGTTATGAAATAAACGATTAG
- a CDS encoding flavodoxin family protein has translation MIYYNHFHKTFFDNMKTLAIVGSPRKGGNCDILVNELAEKLEGEKEIVYLNDIRMNFCQACQKCQTGDCIQKDDVNYVIDKIREADLFVFSSPIYFGDMSAQAKNLIDRFYQISQNPDKTLEGTKVVQIFTQANPGDDFDVYIDYLKCAIYGYLKMEVVDTVVARGTTEKGSYDQLAGAIQQIEKIGNDLL, from the coding sequence ATGATTTATTATAATCATTTCCACAAAACTTTTTTTGATAATATGAAAACATTAGCTATTGTGGGAAGCCCAAGAAAAGGGGGAAACTGCGACATACTAGTAAACGAACTTGCAGAAAAGCTTGAAGGGGAAAAGGAAATAGTATATCTCAATGACATCAGGATGAATTTCTGCCAGGCATGCCAAAAGTGCCAGACAGGAGACTGCATCCAAAAGGACGACGTAAACTATGTCATTGACAAAATCAGGGAGGCAGACCTTTTCGTATTCTCATCACCGATTTATTTCGGGGATATGTCAGCACAAGCAAAGAACCTTATTGACAGGTTTTATCAGATATCACAGAATCCAGACAAGACCCTTGAGGGAACAAAGGTCGTGCAGATATTCACCCAGGCAAATCCAGGCGATGACTTTGATGTCTATATTGACTATTTGAAATGTGCCATCTACGGCTATTTGAAAATGGAGGTTGTCGATACTGTAGTTGCACGTGGAACAACCGAAAAGGGAAGCTACGACCAGCTAGCCGGCGCAATCCAGCAGATAGAAAAAATAGGAAATGATTTATTATAA
- a CDS encoding flavodoxin family protein, which produces MKTVAIVGSPRKGGNCDILVNELAEKLEGEKKIYYLNEIDMNYCEACQKCQTGDCVQDDDINKIVDEMMEADLFIFSSPIYYGQMTAQAKTLVDRFYQVSQNPNKSLEGTKVVQIFTQANPTEAFDAYIDSMKTMPFGYVGMDVIDTVVARGAMGKGENDQLASAIEQIEKIGNDLL; this is translated from the coding sequence ATGAAAACCGTAGCAATTGTAGGAAGCCCTAGAAAAGGGGGAAACTGCGACATACTAGTAAACGAACTTGCAGAAAAGCTCGAGGGAGAAAAAAAGATTTACTACCTCAATGAAATTGACATGAACTACTGTGAAGCATGCCAAAAGTGCCAGACCGGCGACTGCGTTCAGGATGATGACATAAACAAGATTGTGGACGAAATGATGGAAGCCGACCTCTTCATTTTCTCATCCCCAATATACTACGGCCAGATGACCGCACAGGCAAAAACATTGGTAGACAGATTCTATCAGGTATCACAGAACCCTAACAAAAGCTTGGAAGGAACCAAGGTTGTACAGATATTCACCCAGGCAAATCCGACAGAAGCATTTGACGCATACATCGACTCAATGAAAACAATGCCTTTCGGATATGTTGGAATGGATGTTATCGACACGGTGGTTGCACGTGGAGCTATGGGAAAAGGAGAAAACGACCAATTAGCAAGTGCAATCGAACAGATAGAGAAAATAGGAAATGATTTATTATAA
- a CDS encoding Ig-like domain-containing protein: MTIINSTFDNTHCPGVGSAIVITDVSANITNSVFYNNTGGKGTVTIKSNKPAIANGNWWGSNDVEPIENVTISDWLILTCDDEGDRFILKFKKTDGTDVEDFEDILPNVKYEFTTDMGYFENPEGVINNTATVYLYADRGGEYHILGKVNNQSFAYVVEAPYVELDVTSPVKLGEDVVFTTKTHYNSIPVEGKIAFYDNEDNLLGEADTDGNGVASFTLSNCPVGDYSHYYAKFEGNDDYIPAYSNKINFAVEKADSNVEISLEDVVYSMNIKGNVTLTGNGNPISGTVNVTINSKTYVIDVVDGKGSVDIANELPVGQYDVSASFDGDEMYNPSKVNKTFDVMKADSAVSVSCDNITYGENLNIEVLATGEGKGLNGTATVTIGGEDYDV; this comes from the coding sequence TTGACCATAATCAATTCCACATTCGACAACACCCATTGTCCTGGCGTAGGATCAGCTATCGTTATTACTGATGTGTCAGCAAACATTACAAATTCAGTATTCTACAACAATACTGGAGGAAAAGGCACAGTCACAATAAAATCCAACAAGCCAGCCATTGCTAACGGAAACTGGTGGGGTAGCAACGATGTGGAGCCTATTGAAAACGTGACAATTTCAGACTGGTTGATTTTAACCTGTGATGATGAAGGAGACAGGTTCATCCTTAAATTCAAAAAGACAGACGGAACCGATGTTGAGGACTTTGAAGACATATTGCCGAATGTAAAATATGAGTTCACAACTGATATGGGTTATTTCGAAAACCCTGAAGGTGTCATCAACAACACTGCAACAGTTTATTTGTATGCTGATAGGGGTGGAGAATATCATATTCTAGGTAAGGTAAACAACCAGTCCTTTGCATATGTAGTAGAGGCTCCCTATGTTGAATTGGATGTCACATCTCCTGTAAAGTTGGGAGAGGATGTTGTTTTTACCACAAAAACACATTACAACTCAATTCCTGTTGAAGGCAAAATTGCATTTTACGATAACGAAGACAATCTTCTAGGAGAGGCAGACACTGACGGCAACGGAGTTGCTAGCTTTACATTGTCAAACTGTCCTGTTGGAGATTACTCACACTATTATGCTAAATTCGAAGGTAACGACGATTACATTCCGGCATACAGTAACAAGATCAATTTTGCAGTGGAAAAGGCAGATTCCAACGTTGAAATCAGTTTGGAGGATGTTGTCTACAGTATGAATATCAAAGGTAACGTAACACTTACAGGCAACGGCAATCCTATCAGCGGAACCGTAAATGTTACAATCAACAGCAAGACCTATGTTATTGATGTTGTTGACGGAAAGGGTTCTGTGGACATAGCCAATGAATTGCCTGTAGGCCAATATGACGTTTCCGCATCATTTGATGGTGACGAGATGTATAATCCATCCAAAGTCAACAAGACATTTGATGTCATGAAGGCAGATTCAGCTGTTTCAGTAAGCTGTGACAACATAACTTACGGAGAGAACCTTAACATTGAAGTTTTAGCTACCGGTGAAGGTAAAGGTCTTAACGGTACTGCAACTGTTACCATTGGTGGCGAGGACTATGATGTTG
- a CDS encoding Ig-like domain-containing protein: NGSENTSSVTVNRASSQISIACDNVTYGNNVSVDVSAVGNGKGLNGTATVTIGGEDYDVEVVNGSGSLEVPEVLPAGTYDISVSFTEKTGNYNGSENTSSVTVNRASSQMTVTMDNITAKDNISGEVSLIGNGVGLNGTVTVTIDNKEYQVEVVDGKGTIDLPNDLTPGEYTAKVEFEGNENYTGSEIESSFDVVKNIELSVDSINITYGDNEVVTIKTNVEVPINVTLTLTKIGDSRFLSSSAALKPGESTRVELEGSVDLGLGMLDAGQYRLTVSHENDDDSIVNSTVFTVSKANTTDELNIDNVVFGDDITGDVLITGAHGEGINGTATLTVAGKDYDVPLTNGKGSFSIPNDLPAGDHALAVAFNGNKNYNPSINQTSFSIDKAEPEMNVSTKVNGDSIEIDIKMPETVNKNVIVNVDGVNHTVVVENGIGKLTIPNVSSGKHDTTISFPGNENYTDKQISLNFTVPKNETDDGGNGAQMGDNAGKTANKIERNSVVEKTGNPILALLLVLMALPIRRIFKK; encoded by the coding sequence ACAATGGATCTGAAAACACTTCATCAGTCACCGTTAACAGAGCATCAAGCCAAATTAGCATAGCTTGTGATAACGTGACTTACGGCAATAATGTAAGCGTTGATGTTTCAGCTGTTGGTAATGGCAAAGGTCTTAACGGTACTGCAACTGTTACCATTGGTGGCGAGGACTATGATGTTGAGGTTGTTAACGGTTCAGGTTCATTGGAGGTTCCTGAAGTCTTGCCTGCTGGAACTTACGATATTTCAGTAAGCTTCACTGAAAAGACAGGAAATTACAATGGATCTGAAAACACTTCATCAGTCACCGTTAACAGAGCATCAAGCCAAATGACTGTAACCATGGACAATATCACAGCTAAGGACAACATTTCCGGTGAAGTAAGTCTTATTGGAAACGGTGTCGGATTGAACGGTACCGTAACAGTCACCATTGACAATAAGGAGTATCAGGTTGAGGTTGTTGACGGAAAAGGAACAATTGACTTGCCTAATGACTTGACACCTGGCGAATACACAGCCAAAGTCGAGTTTGAAGGCAACGAAAACTACACAGGTTCTGAAATTGAATCATCATTCGATGTTGTAAAGAACATTGAACTGTCCGTAGATTCAATCAACATCACCTACGGTGACAACGAGGTTGTCACCATCAAGACCAATGTGGAAGTTCCAATCAACGTCACATTGACCCTGACCAAGATAGGGGACTCCAGGTTCCTCTCCTCATCAGCTGCTCTAAAACCAGGCGAAAGCACAAGGGTAGAGCTTGAGGGATCCGTTGATTTAGGTCTTGGAATGCTTGATGCAGGTCAGTACAGATTGACCGTAAGTCATGAAAATGATGATGACAGCATCGTAAACTCAACTGTTTTCACAGTAAGCAAGGCAAACACAACCGATGAGCTCAACATCGACAACGTCGTCTTCGGTGATGACATTACCGGTGACGTATTGATTACCGGAGCTCATGGTGAAGGTATCAATGGTACAGCTACCCTAACCGTTGCAGGCAAGGACTATGATGTGCCATTGACCAATGGTAAGGGATCATTTTCCATTCCTAACGACTTGCCTGCCGGTGATCACGCTCTTGCAGTAGCTTTCAATGGAAATAAAAACTACAATCCATCAATCAATCAAACTTCATTCAGCATTGACAAGGCAGAGCCTGAAATGAACGTTTCAACCAAGGTCAACGGTGATTCTATTGAAATAGATATCAAAATGCCGGAAACCGTAAACAAAAACGTAATAGTCAATGTGGACGGAGTCAATCATACTGTTGTTGTTGAAAACGGTATAGGAAAACTTACAATTCCTAACGTTTCAAGCGGAAAACACGATACTACTATCAGTTTCCCTGGAAACGAGAATTATACTGATAAACAGATAAGCTTAAACTTCACAGTACCGAAAAACGAAACAGATGATGGTGGCAATGGCGCTCAAATGGGTGACAATGCAGGAAAAACAGCTAATAAAATCGAAAGGAACTCAGTAGTCGAAAAAACAGGTAATCCAATATTGGCATTATTGCTGGTGTTAATGGCATTACCGATAAGAAGAATATTTAAAAAATAA
- a CDS encoding Ig-like domain repeat protein, which produces MKLYRLIIIGLLVCLCFSSVVSADVNVNGTEGEWGNPSVDINITGNGSSNPVNPPKSTHDLQVAIDNTEDGGILYLNNSYYSVNSTILISKAITIIGHEEGGSGYATVDGGNKTNLFIINNEITVTFENVNLINAKPPRDNTEGAAIYSSNTKSVLVVTNCSFVNDHVSHGNSVGGAISTNGKLIPSYCTFINCSSWQGGAIDINSASHYMTFTNCTFIGCYAYNAGGAIAGKWYALVNCTFINNTADHLYGGAIYASTVRGLNNCTFINNHANSYGGAIYTNDIYYTNYNSVFINNSGYNGGAIYGYYAKIDGLVNFTFINNTAINGGAFYLRNTNYVLNENFNNCTFINNTATNSGGAIGVDTSSSVTFKFYNATFVGNTAGVNGGALNLPGNVYATIDNSVFYNNTAESGSNIYGTSKVTADGNWWGNNTVNGVEGFDVSNWLILELSEDKDRFTLSFKVKDENGETEYAEELPVRDYSFSTNFGSFDPAEGSIQNAATSTLTTDMGGEYHIVGTVDGQSLSLTIDVPVVDLTSNSPVNHGEDIVLSATVAVNGNPVSGQVEFYDGNGNLIDTTNLDADGKASTALENYAAGKYSNYYAKFTGNDDYLSSRSDKVNFTINKAVSECTISIDNITYGNQLEVKVTATVNGEGYTGEVEVAIGGENFVVDVTGGTGSLVISEIFDADNYTATVELAGDENLTGSEATVEFSVYKATSSVSIDVLDITFGENVKGTVEVSDNLNGEAIVEINGKKFTVTITNGEGAFDLDINLAAGQYGANVNFTGDKNHLDSADDTTFEVEKATPDCEISVNNITYGDSIVVDVKVLVNGEGYTGQVTVTVNGKTFVVDIEDGRGFTTISEIFDADNYTATVKFTGNQNLTDSEASTEFTINKASSQVHISLVDMKYGENLTGEVNVDENLEGSVVLKIEGKEYNVDVSNGHGVVNINTNLPKGQYAVNAMYLGDLNHNSSTTAEIFNIDHADSKTVLTLDNILMEIKLKELSK; this is translated from the coding sequence ATGAAACTGTATAGGTTAATTATTATTGGTTTATTAGTTTGTTTATGTTTTTCATCCGTTGTTAGTGCTGATGTAAACGTCAATGGCACTGAAGGGGAATGGGGAAATCCCAGTGTTGATATTAACATTACAGGGAACGGCTCTTCAAATCCCGTAAATCCTCCCAAATCCACTCATGATTTGCAGGTAGCTATTGACAATACTGAGGATGGTGGGATATTATATCTCAATAATAGCTATTACAGCGTCAATTCCACTATTTTAATCAGCAAAGCAATTACAATTATAGGACATGAGGAAGGCGGAAGTGGATATGCTACCGTTGACGGTGGAAACAAGACCAACCTGTTCATTATTAATAATGAGATTACAGTAACTTTTGAAAATGTAAACCTTATCAATGCAAAGCCGCCTAGAGACAATACTGAAGGTGCAGCCATCTATTCTTCAAATACCAAATCTGTATTGGTGGTGACCAACTGTTCATTTGTAAATGACCATGTATCCCATGGTAACAGTGTAGGAGGTGCTATATCTACCAATGGTAAGCTCATACCATCCTATTGTACTTTCATAAATTGCAGTTCATGGCAGGGTGGAGCTATTGACATCAACTCAGCTAGCCATTACATGACTTTTACAAACTGTACATTTATAGGCTGTTATGCTTATAATGCTGGAGGGGCTATAGCTGGAAAATGGTATGCACTTGTAAACTGTACATTTATCAACAACACTGCTGACCATCTTTATGGTGGTGCAATCTATGCTTCAACAGTACGTGGGTTGAACAACTGTACATTTATCAACAACCATGCTAACAGCTATGGTGGTGCTATCTATACTAATGACATTTACTACACCAACTACAATTCTGTATTTATTAATAATTCAGGATACAATGGTGGAGCAATATACGGTTACTATGCAAAGATAGATGGGTTAGTGAACTTTACATTCATCAACAATACTGCAATAAATGGTGGTGCTTTTTACTTAAGGAATACCAATTATGTTCTTAATGAAAATTTCAACAACTGTACATTCATCAACAATACAGCTACCAATAGCGGTGGGGCTATAGGCGTTGACACTTCATCATCAGTTACATTCAAGTTCTACAATGCAACATTTGTAGGCAATACTGCAGGGGTAAATGGTGGAGCATTGAATTTGCCGGGAAATGTTTATGCAACTATAGACAATTCCGTTTTCTACAACAACACTGCAGAAAGCGGCTCCAACATTTATGGAACTTCAAAGGTAACTGCTGATGGCAATTGGTGGGGTAACAACACCGTAAACGGCGTTGAAGGTTTTGATGTTTCCAACTGGTTGATATTGGAGCTTTCAGAAGATAAGGACAGATTTACTTTATCATTCAAAGTTAAAGACGAAAATGGCGAAACAGAATATGCTGAAGAATTGCCTGTAAGGGACTACAGCTTCTCTACAAACTTTGGAAGCTTTGACCCTGCAGAAGGATCCATCCAAAATGCAGCTACCAGCACCCTAACCACAGATATGGGTGGAGAATACCATATTGTAGGTACTGTTGACGGCCAATCCCTTTCATTAACCATCGACGTCCCTGTTGTTGACTTAACTTCCAATTCACCTGTAAATCATGGTGAAGACATAGTCTTGAGCGCTACCGTAGCAGTCAACGGAAATCCTGTTTCAGGCCAGGTTGAATTTTACGATGGCAATGGAAATCTTATTGATACAACAAACCTCGATGCAGATGGAAAGGCTTCAACCGCATTGGAAAATTATGCTGCAGGCAAATATTCCAACTACTATGCAAAATTCACTGGAAATGACGACTATCTTTCTTCAAGAAGCGACAAGGTCAATTTCACAATCAACAAGGCAGTTTCAGAATGTACAATCTCAATCGACAACATAACCTATGGAAATCAACTTGAGGTTAAGGTTACTGCTACAGTCAATGGCGAAGGTTATACTGGTGAAGTTGAAGTAGCTATTGGTGGTGAAAACTTTGTTGTGGACGTTACAGGAGGAACAGGTTCACTTGTTATTTCAGAAATCTTCGACGCTGACAATTACACAGCAACCGTTGAGTTAGCTGGAGATGAGAATCTTACAGGTTCTGAAGCTACTGTTGAATTTTCTGTTTACAAGGCAACTAGTTCAGTTTCAATTGACGTTTTAGACATTACCTTTGGAGAAAACGTCAAGGGAACAGTGGAAGTCTCAGACAACTTGAATGGTGAAGCAATTGTTGAAATCAATGGTAAAAAGTTCACTGTAACCATCACCAATGGTGAAGGTGCATTTGACTTGGATATCAACTTGGCGGCAGGCCAATATGGTGCCAATGTCAATTTCACAGGTGACAAGAATCATTTGGACTCTGCAGACGACACCACATTTGAAGTTGAAAAGGCTACTCCTGACTGTGAAATCTCCGTTAACAATATAACCTACGGAGATTCTATTGTAGTGGACGTGAAAGTTCTGGTCAACGGCGAAGGCTACACTGGCCAGGTTACTGTAACAGTCAATGGAAAGACCTTTGTTGTTGACATTGAGGATGGAAGAGGTTTTACAACCATTTCAGAAATCTTCGACGCTGACAATTACACAGCGACAGTCAAGTTCACAGGAAACCAGAACTTGACAGATTCAGAAGCTTCAACCGAGTTTACAATAAACAAGGCTTCAAGTCAGGTTCACATTTCATTGGTTGATATGAAATACGGTGAAAATCTGACTGGTGAAGTTAATGTAGACGAAAACTTGGAAGGTAGTGTGGTTTTAAAAATAGAGGGCAAGGAATACAATGTTGATGTATCTAACGGTCATGGTGTTGTAAATATAAATACTAACTTGCCAAAAGGCCAGTATGCAGTAAATGCAATGTATCTTGGTGACCTGAACCACAACAGTTCAACAACTGCAGAAATCTTCAATATTGATCATGCTGATTCCAAAACTGTTTTAACACTTGACAATATACTTATGGAGATAAAGTTAAAGGAACTATCGAAGTAA
- a CDS encoding Ig-like domain-containing protein produces the protein MEVTGFNDTKLNGNVTITIDDTISFNVNVTNGVGTFDKEITLGAGAHTVTAQYLGESNHSPSATEVTFSIEKAESNIEAEINPITYGENIKGNVTLTGVNSAPLNGNVNITVGGKNYSVEVVDGEATFDLPNELEAGENTIVFTFDGSNDYNASTDIKTVTVEKSDDAVVSVDFDDIVYGKNITGVVTLVGVNSTPLNGTVNISVNGKDYEINVVDGKASFELPNDLDAGDYSVNSTFVGDKNYKPSSETQEVSVEQSDDAVVSVDFDDVSYGKNITGVVTLVGVNSTPLNGTVNISVNGKDYEINVVDGKASFELPNDLDAGDYSVNSTFVGDKNYKPSSETQEVSVEQSDDAVVSVDFDDVSYGKNITGVVTLVGVNSTPLNGTVNISVNGKDYEINVVDGKASFELPNDLDAGDYSVNSTFVGDKNYKPSSETQSVNVEKADSSIEVNVSDVTYGESVEVNVTVTGVGSAPLNGTVSIAINGKTYEIEVTDGKGSLSISDLLGAGDYTITSTFAGDKNYNPAVAESQFKVLPVEVELNLDSIDIVYGDNEVVTITTNLDIPINVTLSLNKVNSGLLSAGLNPGEKITVEINGSYDLNLGVLDAGNYRVIASYAGDSHGDYNKTVNSTVFTVIKANTTNELTVKNVTFGDTISGEISVTGAHDEGVNGNAILTINDREFPVSIVNGEGKFNIDYKLSAGNHTMGVAFEGNKNYNPSSNETNFTIEKAELKPVITATQDGKSVVVEVRLPNDADETIMINVNGVEYSVDVVDGYGKLIISNIPIGNNEFIISLPGNENYTDEIIKMNFTMEETKNNGAVENGTVMAETQSNNELKTGNPIALLLLVLMALPIRRIFKR, from the coding sequence ATCGAAGTAACTGGATTTAATGACACAAAGCTTAATGGAAATGTGACAATCACTATTGATGATACAATTTCATTTAATGTAAATGTTACTAATGGTGTGGGAACTTTCGATAAGGAAATCACTTTGGGTGCAGGAGCCCATACTGTTACTGCACAGTACCTTGGTGAGAGCAACCATTCACCTTCAGCCACTGAAGTGACTTTCAGCATTGAGAAGGCAGAAAGTAATATCGAAGCAGAAATCAATCCGATTACCTATGGCGAAAACATCAAAGGTAATGTGACTCTTACAGGAGTCAATTCCGCTCCTTTGAACGGAAATGTCAACATCACAGTCGGTGGCAAGAACTATTCAGTTGAAGTTGTTGACGGTGAAGCTACATTTGACTTGCCTAACGAATTGGAAGCAGGCGAAAACACAATCGTCTTCACATTTGACGGCAGCAATGATTATAATGCTTCAACCGACATAAAAACCGTAACTGTAGAGAAATCTGATGATGCTGTTGTTTCTGTTGACTTTGATGATATTGTTTATGGTAAGAATATTACTGGTGTTGTGACTCTTGTTGGTGTTAATTCCACTCCTTTGAATGGTACTGTCAACATTTCTGTCAATGGTAAGGACTATGAAATTAATGTTGTGGACGGTAAGGCTTCATTTGAATTGCCTAACGATTTGGATGCCGGAGACTATTCCGTAAATTCCACATTTGTTGGAGATAAGAATTACAAGCCTTCATCTGAAACACAGGAAGTATCTGTAGAGCAATCCGATGATGCTGTTGTTTCAGTTGACTTTGATGATGTTTCTTATGGTAAGAATATTACTGGTGTTGTGACTCTTGTTGGTGTTAATTCCACTCCTTTGAATGGTACTGTCAACATTTCTGTCAATGGTAAGGACTATGAAATTAATGTTGTGGACGGTAAGGCTTCATTTGAATTGCCTAACGATTTGGATGCCGGAGACTATTCCGTAAATTCCACATTTGTTGGAGATAAGAATTACAAGCCTTCATCTGAAACACAGGAAGTATCTGTAGAGCAATCCGATGATGCTGTTGTTTCAGTTGACTTTGATGATGTTTCTTATGGTAAGAATATTACTGGTGTTGTGACTCTTGTTGGTGTTAATTCCACTCCTTTGAATGGTACTGTCAACATTTCTGTCAATGGTAAGGACTATGAAATTAATGTTGTGGACGGTAAGGCTTCATTTGAATTGCCTAACGATTTGGATGCCGGAGACTATTCCGTAAATTCCACATTTGTTGGAGACAAGAACTACAAGCCTTCATCTGAAACCCAGTCAGTAAATGTTGAAAAGGCAGACAGCTCAATTGAAGTGAATGTCAGCGACGTGACCTATGGGGAAAGCGTTGAAGTGAATGTAACTGTAACAGGCGTCGGTTCAGCTCCTTTGAACGGAACAGTCAGTATAGCCATCAATGGCAAGACCTACGAAATCGAAGTGACTGACGGCAAAGGCTCCCTAAGCATTTCAGACCTTTTGGGTGCGGGTGACTACACAATCACTTCAACTTTCGCTGGAGATAAGAACTACAACCCAGCTGTTGCAGAATCTCAATTCAAGGTATTGCCTGTTGAGGTTGAGCTCAATCTGGATTCCATTGACATTGTATACGGTGACAATGAAGTAGTTACCATCACAACCAATCTCGATATTCCAATCAACGTTACATTAAGCTTAAACAAGGTAAACTCAGGACTTTTAAGTGCAGGACTAAATCCTGGTGAAAAGATTACTGTAGAAATAAACGGATCCTATGACTTGAATCTAGGCGTCTTGGATGCTGGAAATTACAGGGTAATAGCTTCCTATGCTGGAGATAGCCATGGGGATTACAACAAGACCGTAAACTCCACAGTATTCACTGTAATCAAGGCAAATACCACCAATGAGCTCACCGTTAAGAATGTAACTTTCGGTGATACAATATCTGGTGAAATTTCAGTTACAGGTGCTCATGATGAAGGAGTTAATGGTAACGCTATTCTCACCATCAACGATAGGGAATTCCCAGTCAGCATTGTAAACGGTGAGGGCAAGTTTAACATAGACTACAAGCTATCTGCAGGAAACCATACTATGGGTGTTGCATTTGAAGGAAACAAGAACTATAACCCTTCAAGCAATGAAACCAATTTCACAATAGAAAAGGCTGAATTGAAACCTGTCATCACAGCTACTCAGGATGGAAAATCTGTTGTTGTTGAAGTCAGACTTCCTAATGATGCGGACGAAACCATCATGATCAACGTAAACGGCGTTGAATACTCTGTTGATGTTGTAGACGGATATGGAAAACTAATAATTTCTAATATTCCAATTGGAAATAATGAATTTATCATTTCCCTACCTGGAAATGAAAATTACACAGATGAAATTATTAAAATGAACTTTACAATGGAAGAGACTAAAAATAATGGTGCTGTTGAAAACGGTACTGTTATGGCTGAAACACAAAGTAATAATGAACTTAAAACAGGTAATCCAATAGCATTGCTCTTGTTAGTGCTAATGGCATTACCAATCAGAAGAATATTCAAAAGATAA